Proteins co-encoded in one Streptomyces roseochromogenus subsp. oscitans DS 12.976 genomic window:
- the fusA gene encoding elongation factor G has product MRTNTTAIAAVRNLGILAHVDAGKTTVTERILYATGTTHKRGEVHDGTTVTDFDPQERDRGITIFAAAVSCSWDGRRINLIDTPGHIDFADEVERSLRVLDGAVAVFDAVAGVEPQSESVWRQADRHGVPRVAFVNKMDRAGADLDRAVESIRQRLHPAPLVVQLPIGAEEAFTGVVDLVRMRALVWADGAGTAVEGPVPEELRQAAVRRRRALEETVAELHPAALEEFCERETLGAGTLAGALRDLTRTGDGVVVLCGSAYRNRGIEPLLDAVVAYLPSPLDVPAVRGVHDGAEQERAADPETPFAGLVFKVNASSTGRLAYVRLYAGTVEKGDTVWDPGTGRTERVARILRVMADRHVQLDRAVAGDIVALAGVKSARAGSTLCDPGAPLVLEPTQAAEPVVSVAVEARRATDTGRLATALARLSEEDPSLVVRTDPETGQTVLSGMGELHLEVAVEKIRRDGGPEVGVGRPRVAYRETVVEGVTGFVFRHVKQDGGAGQFAHVVLDVEPLGPEADVTGFEFRSAVVGGRVPQEYVRAVEAGCRDALAEGPLAGHPVTGLRVTLTDGSTHVKDSSDTAFRTAGRLGLRAALRACASALLEPVAEVTVTVPEDAVGSVLGDLAARRGRVGGSATRGGAAVLTATVPLAELFGYATRLRSRTQGRGTFTTRPAGYAPAPRPVPVR; this is encoded by the coding sequence GTGCGCACGAACACCACAGCCATCGCCGCCGTCCGCAACCTCGGCATCCTCGCCCACGTCGACGCGGGCAAGACCACCGTCACCGAGCGGATCCTCTACGCGACAGGCACCACCCACAAGCGGGGCGAGGTGCACGACGGCACCACCGTCACCGACTTCGACCCGCAGGAACGCGACCGCGGCATCACCATCTTCGCCGCCGCCGTCAGCTGCTCCTGGGACGGCCGCCGCATCAACCTCATCGACACCCCCGGCCACATCGACTTCGCCGACGAGGTCGAGCGCTCGCTGCGCGTCCTCGACGGGGCGGTCGCCGTGTTCGACGCCGTCGCCGGGGTCGAACCGCAGAGCGAGTCGGTGTGGCGGCAGGCCGACCGGCACGGCGTACCGCGCGTCGCGTTCGTCAACAAGATGGACCGCGCGGGCGCTGACCTCGACCGGGCCGTCGAATCCATCCGGCAGCGGCTGCACCCGGCGCCGCTCGTCGTCCAGCTGCCGATCGGCGCCGAGGAGGCCTTCACCGGTGTGGTCGACCTGGTGCGGATGCGCGCGCTGGTCTGGGCCGACGGCGCCGGTACGGCCGTGGAGGGGCCGGTTCCCGAGGAGTTGAGGCAGGCAGCGGTACGGCGGCGCCGGGCGCTGGAGGAGACAGTGGCCGAGCTGCACCCGGCCGCCCTGGAGGAGTTCTGCGAGCGGGAGACGCTCGGCGCCGGCACGCTGGCGGGAGCGCTGCGCGACCTCACCCGCACCGGGGACGGCGTGGTCGTCCTGTGCGGCTCCGCCTACCGCAACCGCGGCATCGAACCGCTGCTGGACGCGGTCGTGGCCTACCTGCCCTCGCCGCTGGACGTCCCCGCCGTACGCGGCGTCCACGACGGCGCCGAGCAGGAGCGAGCCGCCGACCCCGAAACGCCGTTCGCGGGGCTGGTGTTCAAGGTGAACGCAAGCTCCACCGGGCGGCTGGCCTATGTGCGCCTCTACGCGGGCACCGTCGAGAAGGGAGACACCGTGTGGGACCCGGGCACCGGGCGCACCGAGCGGGTCGCGCGCATCCTGCGGGTCATGGCGGACCGGCACGTCCAGCTCGACCGGGCGGTCGCCGGTGACATCGTCGCGCTCGCCGGGGTGAAGTCGGCGCGAGCCGGCTCCACGCTGTGCGACCCCGGCGCCCCGCTGGTCCTGGAGCCGACGCAAGCCGCCGAGCCCGTGGTGTCCGTGGCCGTCGAGGCCCGGCGTGCCACGGACACCGGCCGGCTGGCGACGGCGCTGGCGCGGCTGTCCGAGGAGGACCCCTCGCTGGTGGTGCGCACCGATCCCGAGACCGGGCAGACCGTGCTGTCCGGGATGGGCGAACTCCATCTGGAGGTCGCGGTGGAGAAGATCCGCCGTGACGGCGGACCGGAGGTCGGTGTGGGCCGGCCGCGGGTCGCCTACCGGGAGACAGTTGTCGAGGGAGTGACCGGGTTCGTGTTCCGGCATGTCAAACAGGACGGCGGGGCGGGGCAGTTCGCCCATGTCGTGCTCGACGTGGAGCCGCTCGGCCCCGAAGCCGACGTCACCGGCTTCGAGTTCCGCTCCGCCGTGGTCGGCGGCCGGGTGCCGCAGGAGTACGTGCGCGCGGTGGAGGCCGGGTGCCGGGACGCGCTCGCCGAGGGCCCGCTGGCCGGGCATCCGGTGACCGGGCTCCGGGTCACGCTCACCGACGGCTCCACCCATGTGAAGGACTCCTCCGACACGGCCTTCCGCACCGCCGGCCGGCTCGGGCTCCGCGCGGCCCTGCGCGCCTGCGCGTCGGCTCTGCTGGAACCGGTCGCCGAGGTCACGGTCACCGTGCCGGAGGACGCCGTCGGCTCGGTCCTCGGCGATCTGGCCGCCCGGCGCGGCCGGGTCGGCGGCTCCGCGACCCGGGGCGGCGCGGCCGTACTGACGGCGACCGTGCCGCTGGCCGAACTGTTCGGCTACGCCA